Proteins encoded by one window of Tunturibacter psychrotolerans:
- a CDS encoding DUF417 family protein, which yields MNTLEQSVVSHGQPKNKLTELATWIDDRNIPFLVISIGLIVMLFWAGTYKMTAPGADGIVPLVSNSPLISWHFKLFGPYLGSDLIGLTEWLAAILFVTGYIKPKAGIVGGFVATLMFFTTSTMIITTPGTITVVHGMKYMSFLGLFLFKDVISLGASLYLISYFGRKAILAENKN from the coding sequence ATGAACACACTGGAACAGAGCGTGGTTTCTCATGGGCAACCAAAGAACAAACTAACTGAATTGGCTACATGGATAGATGATCGTAATATTCCTTTCCTGGTCATCAGCATCGGCTTGATCGTCATGCTCTTCTGGGCCGGAACTTATAAAATGACTGCTCCAGGAGCGGATGGCATAGTTCCCCTGGTTTCTAATAGTCCGCTGATCAGCTGGCACTTCAAATTATTCGGGCCATATCTCGGTTCCGATTTGATCGGTCTTACCGAGTGGCTTGCCGCGATATTGTTTGTGACTGGCTATATAAAGCCTAAAGCAGGTATCGTAGGCGGCTTCGTCGCGACGCTGATGTTCTTTACGACCAGCACAATGATCATCACAACACCGGGCACGATAACTGTGGTTCACGGAATGAAGTATATGAGCTTCTTGGGCTTGTTTCTCTTCAAAGATGTCATATCTCTTGGAGCGTCTCTTTATCTAATCAGCTATTTCGGGAGAAAAGCCATTCTGGCAGAAAACAAAAACTGA
- a CDS encoding serine/threonine protein kinase gives MGEVWLAEQKQSVRRRVSVKLIKAGMDTREVIARFESERQALALMSHPSIAKVFDAGSTVDGRPYFVMEYVAGLPINAYCDRHKLNIRQRLRLFLAVCDGVQHAHQKAIIHRDLKPSNILVSEGESNPIPHIIDFGVAKATAQHLNAGTMYTQIGTLIGTVGYISPEQADSRGEDIDTRSDVYSLGVVLYELLSGTLPFDFRKLAYDEVLRRLRDEDAPNPSGRLLTESEDSQAIAKNRGVDPQSLIGLLSGDLDAIALRDLEKDRSRRYSTPMELAADIRRYLDNEPVLARAPSAIYRAHKYIRRRRLRVTLVSLSVLLGIVFAIAQAIELRSIRRERDRADRITEFLTNMFKVSAPSEARGNTVTAREILDRSSNEIERDLDRDPAVRSQLMLVMAKTYENLGLFSRAHALMERILQDRVRTLGADNPKTLEAKSQMAWILYLDGHDAEAEGLIRSTIDTQSRILGAENPSTLESRDRLARILLRQAHYAQVEKLERESIDISNRRQGPENPHCDLWMGWPMH, from the coding sequence ATGGGAGAGGTCTGGCTTGCAGAGCAGAAGCAGTCCGTCCGACGCCGTGTTTCTGTCAAGCTAATCAAGGCCGGCATGGACACGCGAGAAGTGATTGCCCGCTTCGAGTCTGAGCGCCAGGCACTTGCGTTGATGAGTCACCCGTCGATCGCTAAGGTCTTCGACGCTGGCTCAACTGTCGATGGCCGCCCCTATTTCGTGATGGAATATGTGGCTGGCTTGCCGATTAACGCTTATTGCGATCGGCACAAGCTCAATATTCGGCAGCGGCTCCGACTATTTCTTGCTGTATGCGACGGAGTCCAACATGCTCATCAGAAAGCCATCATTCACCGTGATTTGAAGCCCTCGAACATACTGGTTTCTGAAGGAGAGAGCAACCCGATCCCCCACATCATTGACTTTGGCGTGGCCAAAGCCACTGCCCAGCATCTGAATGCCGGAACGATGTACACCCAGATCGGCACGCTGATTGGTACCGTGGGCTATATCAGTCCCGAGCAGGCCGATTCTCGCGGGGAGGACATCGATACGCGAAGTGATGTCTATTCGCTTGGCGTAGTGCTTTACGAGTTGCTTAGTGGTACTTTGCCTTTCGATTTTCGAAAGCTGGCCTACGATGAAGTACTGCGGCGCTTACGCGATGAGGATGCACCGAATCCGAGCGGCCGACTTCTAACGGAGAGTGAAGATTCACAAGCAATCGCAAAGAATCGCGGTGTGGACCCGCAATCTCTGATCGGCTTGTTGAGTGGAGATCTTGATGCCATCGCCCTACGAGATCTCGAAAAGGACCGGTCACGCCGCTACTCCACCCCGATGGAACTGGCTGCCGACATCCGTAGGTACCTCGACAACGAGCCAGTTCTGGCGCGTGCGCCTAGTGCTATCTACCGAGCGCACAAATACATCCGCCGCCGCAGACTACGTGTCACGCTGGTGAGTTTGTCAGTACTTCTGGGTATAGTCTTTGCGATAGCCCAAGCGATTGAGCTTAGGAGCATCCGACGCGAACGCGACCGGGCTGACCGAATCACAGAGTTCCTGACAAACATGTTTAAGGTCTCTGCTCCGAGCGAAGCGCGTGGCAACACCGTAACAGCGCGGGAGATCCTCGACAGGTCGTCAAATGAGATCGAGAGAGATCTGGATCGCGATCCCGCGGTTCGTTCCCAGCTGATGCTGGTTATGGCCAAGACCTACGAAAACCTCGGCCTCTTTTCGCGAGCGCACGCATTGATGGAACGTATTTTGCAGGACCGGGTAAGAACACTGGGGGCCGATAACCCGAAGACATTGGAGGCAAAGTCCCAGATGGCATGGATACTCTATCTCGATGGGCATGATGCCGAGGCCGAAGGCTTGATCCGGTCAACGATCGATACTCAAAGCCGCATCCTTGGTGCCGAAAATCCCTCGACCCTCGAATCCAGGGATCGCCTCGCACGGATCCTGCTCCGGCAAGCGCACTATGCCCAGGTGGAAAAACTTGAACGGGAGTCGATCGATATCAGCAATCGGCGTCAAGGCCCGGAAAATCCGCACTGCGATTTATGGATGGGCTGGCCAATGCATTGA
- a CDS encoding SDR family oxidoreductase, whose protein sequence is MTVMKSVAIVTGASQGIGRATAIRLARDFSAVILVARNKDELEKTASAVNSVDAESLIYALDLREPQAAEVIVKGVLDRFGRIDALVNIAGAVPQIDLFEMTDAQWDDGMALKLHGARRLTVQAWDALKASSGSVVLISGSAALDPKPGFAAVATINAAIIALAKAFAEQGIKDGVQVNSVVPGAVMTGRRRSFMEHWAPEHGMSVEEATKQFPEKAGIARYGTPEEIADLMAYMVSPAKWMTGTSVRMDGGETKGI, encoded by the coding sequence ATGACCGTTATGAAATCTGTCGCCATTGTCACCGGTGCGAGCCAGGGGATCGGTCGGGCAACCGCAATCCGGCTGGCGCGCGACTTCTCCGCAGTCATACTCGTAGCCAGGAATAAGGACGAATTGGAGAAAACTGCATCCGCCGTCAACTCGGTCGATGCGGAGTCACTGATCTACGCGCTCGATCTGCGCGAGCCCCAGGCGGCTGAGGTCATCGTCAAAGGCGTCCTCGATCGCTTTGGCAGAATCGACGCCCTGGTTAACATCGCCGGTGCGGTACCGCAGATTGATCTGTTCGAGATGACGGATGCACAGTGGGACGACGGCATGGCACTCAAGCTTCACGGTGCACGCCGCCTCACTGTACAAGCCTGGGATGCACTCAAAGCCTCGAGCGGCTCCGTCGTTTTAATCTCTGGAAGCGCGGCCCTGGATCCGAAGCCAGGTTTCGCAGCCGTAGCGACCATCAACGCCGCCATCATTGCGCTGGCGAAGGCCTTCGCAGAACAAGGCATTAAAGATGGAGTTCAAGTCAACAGCGTAGTTCCGGGCGCAGTCATGACAGGTCGTCGCCGCTCCTTCATGGAACACTGGGCTCCGGAGCACGGCATGAGCGTTGAAGAGGCCACGAAGCAGTTTCCTGAAAAGGCGGGCATAGCTCGCTATGGAACACCAGAAGAAATCGCTGACTTGATGGCCTACATGGTGTCACCAGCCAAGTGGATGACAGGCACCTCCGTACGCATGGACGGTGGTGAAACCAAAGGCATCTAG
- a CDS encoding sigma 54-interacting transcriptional regulator — MESLTQSCSKLNLSTEDAHTASGLLSSESVLNTLRLILTGAPLAEVLTIIAQLVESSGDGTLCTIWLPHEDGKQLYCAAAPGLPGFISGAGSMAIGPRGGSCGTAVYRKAPVYVNDVLTDPVWDHYRHRLLPFGIRAVWSKPLFTNEGQVLGTFAIHYREPRSPDAADLHLIESASHIAGIAIERHLNEEKLRYERDRLRLLLEITSSVTSRLDLRQVVEALSTNLFKTMQCDVSALLLPDSESGELRVNNLYNPDARGPFREGSLVPMNGSISGQVLREGKSIRIDSFEQVCGDPEIYGNPNGQLLYKHVIEEALSVGCYLPLLSRDRVVGVLMLSRRSNHPFEQDDVVLLEQVACQIAIAVENTLEYEKATKDRDKEAKQRLYLEEEIRAEFGSIVGESPALKSALHLVAVVAPTDSSVLIQGETGTGKELIARAIHNLSSRRDRAFVKLNCAAIPLGLLESELFGHEKGAFTGAVAQKTGRFELAHKGTLFLDEVGDIPLELQAKLLRVLQEQEFERLGSNRTHKVDVRLVAATHRDLTVMVKQATFREDLYYRLKVFPIHVPTLRQRTKDIPKLVLHFTDLYARRMNKRIDTIPAETMDALVRYSWPGNVRELQNFIERAVILSPHTILRAPTSELEPFTAARQSNTPMTGLEEVERDHILCALEASDWVVGGRNGAAERLGMKRTSLVYKMRKHRIVRPVSS; from the coding sequence ATGGAGTCTTTAACACAATCTTGCTCGAAGCTGAACTTGAGCACCGAAGACGCGCATACCGCGTCAGGTTTGCTTTCCTCCGAATCGGTGCTCAATACTCTGCGGCTAATCCTCACTGGAGCTCCTTTGGCTGAGGTGCTTACAATTATTGCCCAACTAGTTGAATCTTCGGGCGATGGGACGTTGTGCACCATCTGGCTTCCCCACGAGGACGGAAAGCAACTCTATTGTGCAGCGGCACCCGGTCTCCCAGGGTTCATCTCTGGCGCAGGATCGATGGCGATCGGTCCAAGGGGTGGATCCTGTGGCACAGCCGTCTATCGCAAGGCGCCGGTCTATGTAAACGACGTTCTCACTGATCCGGTCTGGGATCATTATCGTCATCGGCTCTTACCTTTTGGAATCCGAGCAGTGTGGTCGAAGCCGTTGTTTACGAACGAAGGTCAAGTCCTTGGGACGTTCGCCATTCATTATCGTGAACCGCGGAGCCCTGACGCCGCCGATCTGCACTTGATCGAGAGCGCCAGTCATATCGCCGGAATTGCGATTGAGCGTCACTTGAATGAAGAAAAGTTACGGTATGAACGCGATCGTCTGCGATTGCTTCTGGAAATCACAAGCAGCGTGACATCCAGGCTGGACCTCCGGCAAGTGGTTGAGGCGCTTTCGACGAATCTATTCAAGACAATGCAATGTGACGTGTCCGCCTTGTTGCTACCCGATTCCGAAAGCGGCGAGTTACGCGTCAACAACTTGTACAACCCAGACGCGAGAGGGCCTTTCCGCGAGGGATCCCTGGTCCCGATGAATGGTTCGATCTCAGGTCAGGTATTACGTGAGGGCAAGAGCATCCGGATCGATAGCTTCGAACAGGTCTGCGGGGATCCTGAAATTTATGGGAATCCTAACGGCCAGCTTCTTTACAAGCACGTAATTGAGGAAGCCCTCAGCGTGGGGTGTTATCTTCCGCTTTTAAGCCGTGATCGCGTAGTTGGCGTTCTAATGCTCTCTAGACGTTCGAACCATCCTTTTGAGCAAGACGACGTCGTCTTACTTGAGCAGGTGGCCTGTCAGATAGCGATTGCAGTTGAGAACACGTTGGAGTACGAAAAGGCGACAAAGGATCGAGACAAAGAAGCTAAACAGAGGCTGTATCTAGAAGAAGAGATCCGGGCCGAGTTTGGGTCAATCGTCGGTGAGAGCCCCGCCTTGAAGAGCGCTCTACATCTGGTGGCCGTTGTGGCGCCGACAGATTCGAGCGTGTTAATTCAGGGCGAGACGGGTACCGGCAAGGAACTGATTGCCCGGGCTATTCACAATCTGAGCAGCCGCCGGGATCGTGCGTTTGTTAAGTTGAACTGCGCTGCAATTCCGCTTGGGCTCCTTGAGAGTGAGCTGTTCGGTCACGAGAAAGGGGCATTTACCGGGGCCGTTGCACAGAAGACGGGGCGCTTCGAACTCGCTCACAAGGGAACACTCTTTTTGGATGAAGTCGGCGACATTCCTCTGGAACTGCAAGCAAAACTGCTCCGAGTCCTGCAAGAGCAGGAGTTTGAAAGGCTCGGGAGCAACCGGACTCACAAGGTTGACGTCCGGCTTGTTGCGGCGACCCATCGGGATTTGACCGTGATGGTAAAGCAGGCGACGTTCCGTGAGGACCTCTACTATCGGCTAAAAGTATTCCCGATCCATGTCCCCACCTTGCGGCAACGTACAAAAGATATCCCGAAACTGGTCTTGCACTTCACAGACCTGTACGCACGACGCATGAACAAGAGGATCGACACGATCCCTGCGGAGACGATGGATGCGCTCGTGCGATATAGCTGGCCGGGAAACGTCCGCGAATTGCAGAACTTTATCGAGCGCGCCGTCATCCTTTCTCCTCACACTATTTTGCGAGCACCCACGTCCGAACTTGAGCCTTTCACCGCCGCAAGGCAATCGAACACGCCCATGACAGGTCTTGAAGAAGTAGAGCGAGATCACATCCTCTGTGCGCTCGAGGCCAGCGATTGGGTCGTAGGCGGCAGAAACGGAGCGGCCGAGCGGTTGGGGATGAAGCGCACCTCTCTTGTTTACAAGATGCGGAAGCATCGTATCGTGCGTCCCGTTTCTTCCTAA
- a CDS encoding alpha/beta fold hydrolase: protein MMERRSFLGALTATSLGVLLKGSFSEVVQAQNTTQAAASSQAQASAVSEFPRNSTIILVHAAWADGSCWSNIILPLEQRGLQVICAPIPLTSLTNDATALSQVLERTSGPVILVGHAYSGAVIAAVREDRVKSLVYISALAPDEGETVAKVFYLNPNSPEAPKMSPDSHGLIWMPDDGFRRAVAHKASADQAKIAAAVQRPLGVQCIQEQAPVPLWKSKPSWFLIAEEDRMIPPKTQRFMADRMGATIRSHRVDHTPMYSDPQVVIGVVLEAARQTLSR, encoded by the coding sequence ATGATGGAACGTCGTAGCTTTTTAGGTGCTCTCACAGCCACATCTCTGGGGGTTTTGCTCAAGGGCTCTTTCAGCGAAGTTGTGCAAGCACAAAACACGACACAAGCCGCTGCGAGTTCGCAGGCGCAGGCTTCCGCGGTGAGTGAATTTCCTCGGAACTCAACGATAATTTTGGTGCATGCTGCGTGGGCCGACGGTTCGTGTTGGAGCAACATCATTCTGCCTTTGGAACAGCGTGGTCTTCAAGTCATCTGTGCGCCGATTCCGCTCACGTCCCTAACCAACGACGCTACCGCTTTGAGTCAGGTGCTGGAACGGACGAGCGGCCCGGTCATTCTGGTGGGGCATGCCTATTCTGGAGCAGTGATCGCCGCTGTACGGGAAGACCGAGTCAAGTCTCTGGTCTATATCTCGGCGCTCGCGCCGGATGAGGGCGAAACCGTAGCCAAGGTGTTCTATCTCAACCCAAATTCTCCCGAAGCGCCGAAGATGTCTCCCGATTCCCATGGTCTTATATGGATGCCGGACGATGGATTTCGCCGGGCGGTTGCGCATAAGGCCTCTGCAGACCAAGCAAAAATTGCAGCGGCTGTGCAACGGCCACTTGGGGTTCAGTGCATTCAAGAGCAGGCGCCAGTGCCGCTGTGGAAATCAAAACCGTCGTGGTTTTTGATCGCGGAGGAGGATCGCATGATCCCCCCGAAAACCCAGCGCTTCATGGCGGATCGTATGGGCGCAACGATTCGGTCGCATCGTGTGGACCACACGCCTATGTATTCAGACCCGCAAGTCGTTATCGGCGTGGTCCTTGAAGCCGCGCGTCAAACCCTCTCACGATAG
- a CDS encoding alpha/beta fold hydrolase, whose product MCTVLAKFAIPVTSVHTIEADGIEVFYRTAGDPNAPVVLLLHGFPTSSFMFRELIPRLSDQFRVIAPDLPGFGFTRVPETRAYAYSFDALARALEAFTDALGLERYAIYVFDYGAPTGFRLAMSRPERITAIVSQNGNAYEEGLGDAWAPIRKYWSEPTKENRDVIRQNILNFQGTRWQYTHGVANPESVTPESYTLDAALLERPGNKEIQLDLFLDYASNVKLYPRFQDYFRKSKPPLLAIWGQNDPFFIPAGAEAFRNDLPNAKVQFLDTGHFAIETHVVDIAFSMKEFLQDAGVSGRTSK is encoded by the coding sequence ATGTGTACTGTCCTTGCTAAGTTCGCGATACCGGTGACATCCGTTCATACCATTGAAGCAGATGGAATTGAAGTTTTCTATCGGACAGCCGGCGACCCAAATGCACCGGTTGTGCTCCTGCTGCACGGATTTCCGACGTCGTCCTTCATGTTTCGCGAGCTTATTCCACGCCTCTCAGACCAGTTCCGAGTGATCGCACCGGACCTGCCCGGTTTCGGATTCACGAGAGTGCCTGAGACACGAGCCTATGCCTACTCGTTCGACGCGCTGGCACGCGCATTGGAGGCGTTCACAGATGCTCTCGGTTTAGAGCGCTACGCGATATACGTGTTTGATTACGGTGCTCCCACAGGCTTCCGTCTGGCGATGAGCCGCCCCGAACGGATCACTGCGATCGTCTCACAGAATGGCAATGCCTATGAAGAAGGCCTCGGCGACGCGTGGGCACCCATCAGAAAATACTGGTCTGAGCCGACCAAAGAAAACAGGGACGTGATCCGTCAAAACATCCTGAACTTCCAAGGAACTCGTTGGCAGTACACGCACGGAGTAGCGAATCCGGAAAGCGTGACGCCTGAGTCGTACACCTTGGATGCCGCGTTGCTCGAACGACCGGGAAACAAAGAGATCCAGCTCGACTTGTTCCTGGACTACGCATCGAACGTGAAGCTTTACCCGCGGTTTCAGGACTATTTCCGCAAATCGAAGCCGCCTTTGCTGGCGATCTGGGGTCAGAACGACCCATTCTTCATTCCGGCAGGAGCTGAGGCGTTCCGTAATGATCTGCCAAATGCGAAGGTCCAGTTCCTGGATACCGGTCACTTCGCCATAGAGACTCACGTGGTAGATATAGCTTTCTCCATGAAGGAGTTTCTCCAGGATGCCGGCGTGTCTGGCCGAACAAGTAAATAA
- a CDS encoding DUF2255 family protein translates to MTYGTPTWIWSVFVDENLYVRAYNGTGSRWYNAALSRR, encoded by the coding sequence GTGACATATGGAACTCCCACCTGGATATGGTCCGTCTTCGTTGATGAAAACCTCTATGTGAGGGCCTACAACGGGACGGGTTCGCGTTGGTACAACGCTGCCTTGAGCAGAAGGTAG